From Ramlibacter tataouinensis, the proteins below share one genomic window:
- a CDS encoding c-type cytochrome, translating into MKRWLKWVLGVIAAVLVVALAAGFVGWQMAASKMARRVEVQPRPVAFVSDAQSLERGRYLFESRGCVDCHGANGGGRMFVNDSNGLKIAGPNITPGGVTAGYKPEDWERSIRHGVDPKGRPLMVMPAEDYNRFTDADLAALVAHVRSLPPQSGGAAIVEFPPPVRILYGFGAIHDAASKIDHTLAPAQPVPAGVTAQHGAYVANMCIGCHGDGLSGGRIPGGPPDWPPAANITPGEGSAMTRYPEAAAFTAMLRSGKRPDGTAIKVMPFESLAKLSDLDAQALHAYLKTVPARPAGGR; encoded by the coding sequence ATGAAGCGCTGGTTGAAGTGGGTCTTGGGAGTGATCGCCGCCGTCCTGGTCGTGGCCCTGGCGGCGGGTTTCGTGGGCTGGCAGATGGCCGCGAGCAAGATGGCGCGGCGCGTGGAGGTCCAGCCGCGCCCCGTCGCCTTTGTGAGCGACGCGCAATCGCTGGAACGCGGCAGGTACCTGTTCGAGTCGCGCGGCTGCGTGGATTGCCACGGCGCCAACGGTGGCGGGCGCATGTTCGTGAATGACAGCAATGGCTTGAAGATCGCCGGCCCCAACATCACACCGGGCGGTGTGACTGCCGGCTACAAGCCCGAAGACTGGGAGCGCTCGATCCGGCACGGTGTCGACCCGAAGGGGCGTCCGCTGATGGTGATGCCCGCCGAGGACTACAACCGGTTCACAGATGCCGACCTGGCCGCGCTGGTGGCGCATGTGCGCTCGCTGCCGCCGCAGAGCGGCGGCGCCGCCATCGTCGAGTTCCCGCCGCCGGTGCGCATCCTCTACGGCTTTGGCGCCATCCACGATGCCGCCTCCAAGATCGACCACACGCTGGCGCCGGCGCAGCCGGTGCCGGCCGGCGTGACCGCGCAGCACGGCGCCTACGTGGCCAACATGTGCATCGGCTGCCACGGGGACGGGCTGTCAGGCGGCCGGATCCCGGGCGGGCCGCCCGACTGGCCGCCGGCCGCCAACATCACGCCGGGCGAGGGCAGCGCGATGACGCGTTACCCGGAAGCGGCGGCGTTCACGGCCATGCTGCGTTCCGGCAAGCGGCCCGACGGCACCGCGATCAAGGTCATGCCCTTCGAGTCGCTGGCCAAGCTGAGCGACCTGGACGCCCAGGCGCTGCACGCCTACCTCAAGACGGTGCCGGCGCGCCCGGCAGGCGGCCGCTAG
- a CDS encoding Y-family DNA polymerase, with the protein MDAFFASVELLRFPQLKGLPVVIGGGRRRADELLRERFTGLPLSEIPPDAFPVLKDYVGRGVITTATYPARQFGVGSAMGMMKAARLCPQAIVLPVDFEEVRRFSRLFKGTIAEIAPVIEDRGIDEVYVDFTEVPSGQLEGGRVLARRIQQAIFERTGLTCSIGVAPNKLIAKMASEFDKPNGISVVYPEDVQARIWPLPVRKINGIGPKAEAKLAKLHLHAIGDIAAQERGWLIDNFGQAYGGWMHDAAWGRDERPVVTYSEPVSMSRETTFERDLHAVRDRAELGAIFTHLCEQVAGDLRRKGYVGKTIGIKLRFEDFRTATRDHTIPDFTSDPAMIRRIAGQCLKRVDLSRRLRLLGVRVGKLAKAETAQAATGGGESASAHRVAEPAPGERTLDLF; encoded by the coding sequence ATGGATGCCTTCTTCGCGTCCGTGGAACTGCTTCGGTTTCCCCAGCTCAAGGGCCTGCCGGTGGTCATCGGGGGCGGCCGCCGGCGCGCCGACGAACTGCTGCGCGAGCGCTTCACTGGCCTGCCGCTGTCGGAGATCCCGCCGGACGCTTTCCCGGTCCTGAAGGACTATGTCGGCCGCGGCGTCATCACCACGGCCACCTATCCCGCGCGGCAGTTCGGCGTGGGCTCGGCCATGGGGATGATGAAGGCCGCTCGCCTGTGCCCGCAGGCGATCGTGCTGCCGGTGGACTTCGAGGAGGTGCGCCGCTTCTCGCGCCTGTTCAAGGGGACGATCGCGGAGATCGCCCCGGTGATCGAGGACCGCGGCATCGACGAGGTCTATGTCGACTTCACCGAGGTGCCCTCGGGCCAGCTCGAAGGCGGCCGCGTACTGGCGCGCCGCATCCAGCAGGCGATCTTCGAGCGCACCGGCCTCACCTGCTCCATCGGCGTGGCGCCCAACAAGCTGATTGCCAAGATGGCCAGCGAGTTCGACAAGCCCAATGGCATCTCCGTGGTGTACCCGGAGGACGTGCAGGCCAGGATCTGGCCGCTGCCCGTGCGCAAGATCAATGGCATCGGTCCCAAGGCCGAAGCCAAGCTGGCGAAACTGCACCTGCACGCGATCGGCGACATTGCCGCGCAGGAGCGCGGCTGGCTGATCGACAACTTCGGCCAGGCCTACGGCGGCTGGATGCACGATGCGGCCTGGGGGCGCGACGAACGGCCGGTGGTGACCTACAGCGAACCAGTCTCCATGAGCCGGGAGACGACCTTCGAGCGCGACCTGCACGCGGTGCGCGACAGGGCCGAACTGGGTGCCATCTTCACCCACCTGTGCGAGCAGGTGGCGGGCGACCTGCGGCGCAAGGGCTATGTCGGCAAGACCATCGGCATCAAGCTGCGCTTCGAGGATTTCCGCACCGCCACGCGCGATCACACCATTCCGGACTTCACCAGTGATCCGGCCATGATCCGCCGGATCGCCGGCCAATGCCTCAAGCGCGTCGACCTGTCGCGGCGGCTGCGCCTGCTCGGTGTTCGCGTCGGCAAGCTGGCGAAGGCGGAGACGGCGCAGGCAGCGACAGGCGGTGGCGAATCGGCGTCCGCGCATCGAGTGGCCGAACCGGCGCCAGGCGAGCGCACCCTCGACCTGTTCTAG
- a CDS encoding enoyl-CoA hydratase-related protein yields the protein MDCFALTVRDHVAHLVLNRPEAMNTMNPAFWRELDEVLTSLHREGSARALVISSTGRHFSAGMALETFGGAISLDDSSPEGRAAVFDLLGDLQSTFTKLESLRIPVIAAIHGGCIGGAVDMVTACCIRYATADAFFCVQEINIGMVADVGTLQRLPKLIPLGLAKELAYTGRRLPAQKALACGLVNELFDSQDAMLAAALQCAAEIASKPPVAIWGTKQVIHYARDHSVDDALKQMGWVQGAIWSNAHVREAIAAMKQKRAGEFAPLAPLKSFGD from the coding sequence ATGGATTGCTTCGCGCTGACGGTCCGCGACCATGTCGCCCATCTGGTGCTCAACCGCCCGGAGGCGATGAACACCATGAACCCGGCGTTCTGGCGCGAACTGGACGAAGTCCTCACCAGCCTGCATCGCGAGGGCAGCGCGCGGGCGCTGGTCATCTCCTCGACCGGCAGGCATTTTTCGGCCGGCATGGCGCTGGAGACCTTCGGCGGCGCGATTTCGCTGGATGACAGCTCGCCCGAAGGCCGGGCGGCGGTGTTCGACCTGCTGGGCGACCTGCAGTCCACGTTCACCAAACTGGAGTCGCTTCGCATCCCGGTGATCGCGGCAATCCACGGCGGATGCATCGGCGGCGCGGTGGACATGGTCACCGCCTGCTGCATCCGCTACGCCACGGCCGACGCCTTCTTCTGCGTGCAGGAGATCAACATCGGCATGGTGGCCGACGTGGGCACCTTGCAGCGCCTGCCCAAGCTGATCCCGCTGGGACTGGCCAAGGAGCTCGCCTACACCGGACGGCGGCTGCCCGCGCAGAAGGCGCTGGCCTGCGGGCTGGTGAACGAGCTGTTCGACAGCCAGGATGCGATGCTGGCGGCGGCCCTGCAGTGCGCGGCCGAGATCGCGAGCAAGCCGCCGGTCGCCATCTGGGGCACCAAGCAGGTGATCCACTACGCACGCGACCATTCGGTCGACGACGCCCTCAAGCAGATGGGTTGGGTGCAGGGCGCGATCTGGAGCAACGCCCATGTGCGCGAAGCGATCGCCGCGATGAAGCAAAAACGCGCGGGCGAGTTCGCCCCGCTGGCGCCGCTGAAGTCCTTCGGCGACTGA